Proteins from a single region of Chloroflexota bacterium:
- a CDS encoding aconitase X, producing the protein MPTHTYSCRQIVGGVAEGPALVADTRISFWGGFDPASGEIVEVGNPFEGVSIAGKVLVFRSTKGSSGTSLMLRLAKMAGHAPLAFINTELDELSTLACVALGLPLVTELDVDPFVAMQTGDIVRVDADRGVVEVSTDRPSAPRVEAVSSAPSRTTIDLTPDQQAMLDGARGDSRAEHLRLLVEWGEAVGAERLIEVDNVLPGGLFVPNRTLGELPFELIEGYINYTKGCLIDDVGGVTATAHASFMDLERLEQFQPDLRQVPAQRELLDLGRKAGVSMTWTCAPYLVGNVPLSGQVCAWTESHAVVFVNSFLAARTTRNGNESAAAAMATGFVPEFGVLQTENRRADFVIEVDVELTSDADWGCLGYFAGKAGGLRIPAFTGLRSPRIESARQLCAALATSGGAPMLHIVGVTPEAPTLEAALRGREPDETLTFGADELAAVYDSLTTATDDEVDLVYFGCPHATLQEVVELAKELRGKKVREGVTLLVSMSYAIEAQARRLGYAEEIEAAGGRVMTDSCPSNALWRESTRMATPAVKTGSYAPNLLQCEVILAPMPDCVRIAETGRWSRSAAALV; encoded by the coding sequence ATGCCGACGCACACCTATAGCTGCCGCCAGATCGTGGGCGGCGTTGCCGAGGGCCCGGCGCTCGTGGCCGACACGCGCATTTCGTTTTGGGGCGGCTTCGACCCCGCGTCGGGCGAGATCGTCGAGGTCGGCAACCCCTTCGAGGGCGTCAGCATCGCCGGCAAGGTGCTCGTCTTCCGCTCCACCAAGGGCAGCTCCGGCACCTCGCTCATGCTGCGGCTGGCCAAGATGGCCGGCCACGCGCCGCTGGCGTTCATCAACACCGAGCTCGACGAGCTGAGCACGCTGGCCTGCGTCGCGCTGGGCCTGCCGCTGGTCACCGAGCTCGACGTGGACCCCTTTGTCGCCATGCAGACCGGCGACATCGTGCGCGTGGACGCCGACCGCGGGGTGGTCGAGGTGTCCACCGACCGGCCGTCGGCGCCGCGGGTCGAAGCGGTGTCGAGCGCCCCTTCCCGGACAACCATCGACCTGACGCCCGACCAGCAGGCCATGCTGGACGGCGCTCGCGGCGACTCGCGCGCCGAGCACTTGCGCCTGCTGGTGGAGTGGGGCGAAGCCGTCGGCGCCGAGCGCCTGATCGAAGTGGATAACGTGCTGCCGGGCGGCCTGTTCGTCCCCAACCGCACGCTGGGCGAGTTGCCCTTCGAGCTCATCGAGGGCTATATCAACTACACCAAGGGCTGCCTCATCGACGACGTGGGGGGCGTCACCGCCACGGCCCACGCCAGCTTCATGGACCTGGAGCGCCTGGAGCAGTTCCAGCCCGACTTGCGGCAGGTTCCGGCCCAGCGCGAGCTGCTGGACCTCGGACGCAAGGCCGGCGTCTCGATGACCTGGACCTGCGCACCTTATCTGGTGGGCAACGTGCCCCTCAGCGGCCAGGTCTGCGCCTGGACCGAGTCCCACGCCGTGGTGTTCGTGAACTCGTTCCTGGCCGCCCGCACGACACGCAACGGCAACGAGAGCGCGGCCGCCGCCATGGCCACCGGCTTCGTGCCCGAATTCGGCGTGCTCCAGACCGAGAACCGCCGCGCCGACTTCGTCATTGAGGTCGACGTCGAGCTCACCTCGGATGCCGACTGGGGCTGCCTGGGCTATTTCGCCGGGAAGGCCGGCGGACTGCGCATTCCGGCGTTCACCGGGCTGCGGTCGCCGCGAATCGAGTCGGCCCGCCAACTGTGCGCCGCGCTGGCCACCTCCGGCGGCGCGCCCATGCTGCACATTGTCGGCGTCACCCCCGAGGCGCCCACGCTGGAGGCCGCCCTGCGGGGTCGCGAGCCCGACGAGACGCTGACCTTCGGCGCGGACGAGCTGGCCGCCGTCTACGACTCCCTCACCACGGCCACCGACGACGAGGTCGACCTGGTCTACTTCGGCTGCCCCCACGCGACCTTGCAGGAGGTGGTGGAGCTGGCCAAGGAGCTGCGCGGGAAGAAGGTGCGGGAGGGCGTCACGCTGCTGGTTTCCATGTCCTACGCCATCGAGGCGCAGGCGCGCCGCCTCGGCTACGCCGAGGAGATTGAAGCTGCCGGCGGCCGGGTCATGACCGACAGCTGCCCCAGCAACGCCCTCTGGCGCGAGTCGACGCGCATGGCCACCCCGGCGGTCAAGACCGGCTCCTACGCCCCCAATCTGCTGCAGTGCGAGGTAATCCTGGCCCCGATGCCCGATTGCGTGCGCATCGCCGAAACGGGGCGCTGGTCCCGCTCGGCTGCCGCCCTCGTCTGA
- a CDS encoding HAD family hydrolase produces MATPEPQRRPPAPDAPTVLFDLDETLMPEEPVAMRCIVDTASIASGRYGVDAIELATALREEARALWHASPVHGFCNRVGISSWEALWSEFPGDGPELAYVRSWRGTYRLGSWQAALARFDIQDSTLAQQLADAFPTLRARTHETFADAVPCLERLSRECRIAVVTNGVRDNQLRKLAGGGIDSLPERIFVSSDFGAGKPSPAFFGHVLHTLGVAPFACVFVGDSVTNDIIGASTCGIATIWVNRDGRADRRTTVARHKVATLRDVDVGLIRRLLST; encoded by the coding sequence GTGGCTACACCTGAACCCCAGCGTCGGCCGCCGGCACCCGACGCCCCCACCGTGCTATTCGACCTCGACGAGACCCTCATGCCGGAAGAGCCCGTGGCCATGCGCTGCATCGTCGACACGGCGAGCATCGCGTCCGGCAGGTACGGCGTCGACGCCATCGAGCTGGCGACTGCCTTGCGCGAAGAGGCACGCGCGCTCTGGCACGCCTCGCCGGTCCATGGGTTCTGCAATCGCGTGGGCATCAGCTCGTGGGAAGCGCTGTGGTCCGAGTTTCCCGGCGACGGCCCCGAGCTGGCCTACGTGCGGTCGTGGCGCGGGACCTACCGGCTCGGCTCGTGGCAAGCGGCGCTGGCACGATTTGATATCCAGGATTCGACCCTCGCGCAGCAACTGGCCGACGCGTTCCCGACCTTGCGCGCTCGGACCCACGAGACGTTTGCGGATGCCGTGCCCTGCCTCGAGCGACTCTCTCGCGAGTGCCGCATCGCCGTCGTCACCAATGGGGTCCGCGACAATCAGCTGCGCAAGCTCGCCGGGGGCGGAATCGATTCCCTGCCGGAGCGAATCTTTGTCTCCAGCGACTTTGGCGCCGGCAAGCCGTCGCCGGCGTTCTTTGGCCACGTGCTGCACACGCTGGGCGTGGCGCCATTCGCGTGCGTGTTCGTGGGCGACAGCGTGACGAACGACATTATCGGCGCCAGCACCTGTGGCATTGCGACCATCTGGGTCAACCGCGACGGGCGGGCCGATCGCCGCACCACGGTCGCGCGCCACAAAGTCGCTACCCTGCGCGACGTGGATGTTGGCCTGATCCGCCGGCTGCTCTCGACCTAG
- a CDS encoding helix-turn-helix transcriptional regulator, producing MGIAEAVRQLREQRRLSKAELAARCGLAPSYLSRLESGDYKSPTVATLVAIAGGLDVDPRELLVLAGYVPEDLARTRRHLAEESIARVAESAIRSISQTVSASLSPGAIDAVNGTLNVDSALLAERLRDYRRTQGLNLREAARRAGVRPSQVSALEAGKRPAGSPDVVAVLREGYGMSEPQVDDLLFEVSLSHYLADDLVLSAESRRMTLEFVRLARLRDRQSRQDQAHRT from the coding sequence ATGGGAATCGCTGAAGCCGTCCGTCAGCTCCGCGAGCAGCGACGGTTGTCAAAGGCCGAGCTCGCTGCGCGCTGCGGGCTCGCACCCTCATATCTTTCGCGGCTCGAGAGCGGCGACTACAAGAGCCCGACCGTGGCCACCCTCGTAGCCATTGCCGGTGGGCTGGACGTGGATCCGCGCGAGCTTTTGGTGCTCGCGGGCTACGTACCCGAGGACTTGGCCCGAACCCGGCGCCACCTCGCGGAAGAGTCGATTGCCCGCGTCGCCGAGTCCGCCATTCGCTCGATCTCGCAAACCGTCAGCGCCTCACTCAGCCCAGGCGCCATCGACGCCGTCAACGGCACGCTGAATGTGGATTCCGCATTACTTGCCGAACGCCTGCGTGACTATCGGCGCACCCAGGGGCTGAACCTGCGCGAGGCGGCCCGCCGCGCCGGCGTGCGTCCCTCCCAGGTGAGCGCTCTGGAAGCCGGCAAGCGTCCGGCGGGCTCCCCCGACGTGGTCGCCGTGCTCCGCGAGGGCTACGGCATGAGCGAGCCGCAGGTCGACGACCTCCTGTTCGAAGTCAGCCTCAGCCACTATCTCGCCGACGATCTCGTGCTCTCGGCCGAGTCGCGCCGCATGACGCTGGAGTTCGTGCGGCTCGCTCGCCTCCGCGACCGCCAGAGCCGCCAAGACCAGGCCCACCGCACGTAG
- a CDS encoding DUF2283 domain-containing protein — translation MRLHYYSETDSLYVEFKEGPGVATREVTDGLNVDLDAAGEVVGFDIDHASQRLDLSTLETEALPLRTVKASWPPGETRPVELLPLAHDVVLAEVGPDGSRETSVTRHGRAALPILKLVSAGGRAIQDQGRRVANSTPGPRTGRPASLSTPMRLSGTLLLAALLALGIVGPVGLLAQTATGFDSVRVVSSVLVADDANPSLSHNIPRLEVTIGGQTLTADFTAFYESSGGLTRWGLPTSEVFQEESGALTQYYQRGVVDFHPRADLGGIYVMERRLAWDYFGGGLAGSVDQGVEPGTSNNNSGEDHGPWGHKVSNFSVGGVWTGFLNFFRTYGGVDAFGFPKTEARIDTNRPGTLHIPAATPGFIRQYFQAAILEHHPGAGVRLRLLGDDLRNRLYPNDAWQRIAAFNAAGPLADGATYQVEVVDLTPPPPPTPTAGAVTPATTPTATPTATPAATTPSLTSELVVVGTTDAGLAVYDGSWHNIRAADTDLVADQIQALHVDGDGRIWVGTPVGASRVGRDGDGEVFTLDTTGRGLGSNNVQAIAGRRASNVLYVGHPDQGVSVLAGTEWDRMRPDNSELPDLDVRDIFVVDESIGRVWFATRQGAALYDQQTDTWQRFITRAMIPEVIRNNVTSVTVDSGGRLWLGLLNEGVVHSANLVTWVQVGTTEGLGSEEVRDLLAATNGDVWVATAGGVSRVVDGAVTTFTTGNSALPADGAHALAETADGRVWVATDGGVGVFDGNTWKTFTTADGLSSDATTAIAVVPAVAGA, via the coding sequence ATGAGACTCCACTACTACTCGGAAACCGACAGCCTCTACGTCGAGTTCAAGGAAGGGCCGGGCGTGGCGACGCGCGAGGTCACGGATGGGCTCAACGTTGACCTCGATGCAGCGGGCGAGGTCGTCGGCTTTGACATTGATCACGCGTCGCAGCGGCTGGACCTCTCTACGCTCGAAACCGAGGCCCTGCCGCTGCGCACGGTCAAGGCGAGCTGGCCGCCCGGCGAAACGCGCCCGGTCGAACTGCTGCCACTTGCGCACGACGTGGTACTGGCAGAGGTCGGCCCCGATGGTTCACGTGAAACTTCCGTCACGCGGCACGGTCGGGCGGCGCTGCCTATACTGAAGCTGGTGTCAGCAGGCGGGCGAGCGATTCAGGATCAGGGCAGGAGAGTCGCGAATTCGACGCCGGGGCCTCGAACGGGGCGACCGGCGAGCTTGAGCACCCCGATGCGCCTGAGCGGAACCTTGCTGCTCGCGGCGCTGCTGGCGCTGGGAATCGTCGGGCCGGTCGGGCTGCTGGCGCAGACGGCGACAGGGTTCGACTCGGTGCGGGTCGTCAGCTCCGTGCTGGTGGCGGATGACGCGAACCCTTCGCTGAGCCACAACATTCCCCGGCTCGAGGTGACGATTGGCGGACAAACGCTCACCGCCGACTTCACGGCCTTCTACGAGTCCAGCGGCGGCTTGACGCGCTGGGGGCTGCCGACCTCCGAAGTGTTTCAGGAGGAGTCCGGCGCGCTGACGCAGTACTACCAGCGGGGCGTGGTGGACTTCCATCCGCGGGCCGACCTCGGCGGCATCTATGTGATGGAACGGCGGCTGGCCTGGGACTACTTCGGCGGCGGCCTCGCCGGCAGCGTGGACCAGGGCGTGGAACCCGGGACCAGCAACAACAACTCAGGCGAGGATCACGGGCCGTGGGGGCACAAGGTCTCCAACTTCTCGGTGGGCGGCGTGTGGACGGGGTTTCTGAACTTCTTCCGGACCTACGGCGGCGTTGATGCCTTTGGCTTTCCGAAGACGGAGGCGCGGATCGACACGAACCGGCCCGGCACGCTGCACATTCCCGCGGCTACGCCGGGCTTTATTCGCCAATATTTCCAGGCGGCGATCCTTGAGCATCACCCCGGGGCCGGCGTGCGGCTGCGGCTGCTGGGCGACGACTTGCGCAACCGCCTCTATCCGAACGACGCCTGGCAGCGGATCGCGGCCTTCAACGCGGCGGGGCCGCTCGCCGACGGCGCGACGTATCAGGTTGAAGTCGTCGACCTGACGCCGCCCCCGCCGCCAACGCCCACCGCCGGGGCCGTCACGCCGGCGACCACGCCAACGGCGACTCCCACCGCTACGCCGGCGGCGACCACGCCGAGCCTCACCAGCGAGCTGGTAGTGGTGGGCACGACGGACGCGGGGCTGGCGGTCTACGACGGCTCGTGGCACAACATCCGGGCTGCGGACACCGACCTCGTGGCCGACCAAATCCAGGCGCTGCACGTGGACGGCGACGGTCGAATCTGGGTCGGCACGCCGGTGGGCGCGAGCCGGGTCGGGCGGGACGGCGACGGGGAAGTCTTCACGCTGGACACCACCGGCCGGGGCCTGGGCTCGAACAACGTGCAGGCCATTGCCGGGCGCCGGGCGAGCAACGTGCTCTACGTCGGGCACCCGGACCAGGGCGTGAGCGTTTTGGCGGGGACGGAGTGGGACCGGATGCGACCGGACAACTCGGAGCTGCCGGACCTCGACGTGCGCGACATCTTCGTGGTGGATGAGAGCATTGGGCGCGTGTGGTTTGCCACCCGCCAGGGTGCGGCCCTTTACGATCAGCAGACGGACACGTGGCAGCGCTTCATCACCCGCGCGATGATTCCCGAGGTGATCCGGAACAACGTCACGTCGGTGACCGTGGACAGCGGCGGGCGCCTCTGGCTGGGATTGCTCAACGAGGGCGTGGTGCACTCGGCCAATCTCGTCACCTGGGTCCAAGTGGGGACGACCGAGGGGCTTGGGAGCGAGGAAGTGCGGGACCTGCTCGCCGCCACGAACGGCGATGTGTGGGTCGCGACGGCGGGTGGCGTGAGCCGCGTCGTCGACGGGGCGGTGACCACCTTCACGACGGGCAATTCGGCTCTGCCGGCGGACGGCGCCCACGCGCTGGCGGAAACGGCCGACGGGCGCGTGTGGGTGGCGACGGACGGCGGGGTGGGGGTGTTCGACGGAAATACGTGGAAGACGTTCACCACGGCCGACGGGCTGTCCAGCGACGCGACGACGGCGATCGCGGTGGTGCCGGCGGTGGCCGGGGCGTAG
- the metK gene encoding methionine adenosyltransferase encodes MSNTFMQAPRLLFTSESVTEGHPDKLCDQVSDAVLDAFLAGDPESRVACEAATTTGLVLVLGEITSKAPVDVRRVVRDTVCEIGYTASEVGFDGETCGVTVALNEQSADIKQGVDEALEVRALDGDYDDVEALGAGDQGMMYGFACDETPELMPAPIALAHRAARRLAQVRKDGTLNWLRPDGKSQVTVEYRHGRPARVDSVVIAAQHDPDIENEDIASAIEESVVREAIPTDLLDAATQIIVNGTGRFVVGGPMGDAGLSGRKIIVDTYGGMARHGGGAFSGKDPTKVDRSANYALRWIAKNVVAAGLATRFEVQAAYVIGKAEPLSLNIETYGTGTAPDDRIEAAIRDTFDLRPGAIIRDLDLRRPLYRQVAAYGHFGRDDLDDIPWEQINRAGDLARLAGQ; translated from the coding sequence TTGAGCAACACGTTCATGCAGGCGCCGCGCCTGCTGTTCACGTCGGAGTCGGTGACCGAGGGCCATCCGGACAAGCTCTGCGACCAGGTGTCGGACGCCGTCCTCGACGCCTTTTTGGCCGGCGACCCCGAAAGCCGGGTGGCGTGCGAGGCGGCCACGACCACCGGCCTGGTGCTGGTGCTCGGTGAGATCACGTCCAAGGCCCCCGTCGACGTGCGCCGCGTCGTCCGCGATACCGTGTGCGAGATCGGCTACACGGCCTCCGAGGTTGGCTTCGACGGCGAAACCTGCGGCGTGACGGTGGCTCTCAACGAGCAGTCGGCCGACATCAAGCAGGGCGTCGACGAGGCGCTCGAGGTGCGGGCCCTGGACGGCGACTACGACGATGTCGAGGCCTTGGGCGCGGGCGACCAGGGGATGATGTACGGCTTTGCCTGCGACGAGACGCCGGAGCTGATGCCGGCGCCGATTGCGCTGGCGCACCGCGCCGCGCGGCGGCTGGCGCAGGTCCGCAAGGACGGCACGCTGAATTGGCTGCGGCCCGACGGCAAGTCGCAGGTCACGGTGGAATACCGCCACGGGCGGCCGGCGCGAGTCGACAGCGTCGTGATTGCGGCGCAGCACGATCCCGACATTGAGAATGAGGACATCGCGAGCGCCATCGAGGAATCCGTGGTCCGTGAAGCGATCCCTACCGACTTGCTCGACGCCGCCACACAAATCATCGTCAACGGCACCGGGCGGTTTGTGGTGGGCGGGCCGATGGGCGACGCAGGGCTCAGCGGGCGCAAGATCATCGTGGACACCTACGGCGGCATGGCGCGCCACGGGGGCGGCGCCTTCTCCGGCAAGGACCCGACGAAGGTGGACCGCTCGGCGAACTACGCGCTGCGCTGGATCGCGAAGAACGTCGTCGCCGCCGGGCTGGCGACGCGCTTCGAGGTGCAGGCGGCCTACGTGATCGGCAAGGCCGAGCCGCTGTCGCTCAACATCGAGACCTACGGCACGGGCACGGCGCCCGACGACCGCATCGAGGCGGCCATTCGCGACACCTTCGACCTGCGGCCGGGCGCGATCATCCGCGACCTGGACCTGCGGCGCCCGCTCTACCGCCAGGTCGCGGCGTACGGCCACTTCGGCCGCGACGACCTGGACGACATTCCCTGGGAGCAGATCAACCGCGCCGGGGACTTGGCGCGATTGGCCGGGCAATAG
- the ahcY gene encoding adenosylhomocysteinase, which yields MAASDSSFEIADARLAGLGVRRVRWADQSMPVLASIRERFALERPLDGLRIGACQHVTTETANLMRTLQAGGADVALCGSNPLSTQDDVAAALVQEYGAATYAINGEDSEVYYDHIESVLNTRPHLTIDDGADLVSTLHTDRRDVIGDVLGGTEETTTGVIRLRAMAEQGVLKYPIVAVNEAMTKHMFDNRYGTGQSTIDGLVRATNILLAGRNVVVGGYGWCGRGLASRAAGMGAHVIVTEVDPVRALEALMEGFRVMPMQEAASVGHVFVTVTGDKHVIDRPHFEAMPDGAILANSGHFDIEINIEALEDMAVEVDEARPYVDEYRLADGRRIFLLAQGRLINLAAAEGHPASVMDMSFANQALAIEYLASNAGDLTPDVYDVSGDIDRRVATLKLEAMGVAIDTLTEEQAAYLSGWQEGT from the coding sequence ATGGCCGCATCGGATAGCTCGTTCGAGATCGCCGACGCCAGGCTCGCCGGCCTCGGTGTCCGCCGCGTCCGGTGGGCCGATCAGTCCATGCCGGTGCTGGCGAGCATCCGGGAGCGCTTCGCGCTCGAGCGGCCCCTGGACGGCCTGCGCATCGGCGCCTGCCAGCACGTCACGACCGAAACCGCCAACCTGATGCGCACGCTGCAGGCCGGCGGCGCCGACGTGGCGCTCTGCGGGTCCAACCCTTTGAGCACGCAAGACGATGTCGCGGCCGCCCTTGTCCAGGAGTACGGCGCCGCCACCTACGCCATTAATGGCGAAGATTCCGAGGTCTACTACGACCACATCGAATCGGTGCTGAATACGCGCCCGCATCTCACGATCGACGACGGCGCCGACCTGGTCTCGACCCTGCACACGGACCGCAGGGACGTCATCGGCGACGTGCTCGGCGGCACCGAGGAGACCACCACCGGCGTCATTCGTCTGCGGGCCATGGCGGAGCAGGGCGTGCTGAAGTACCCCATCGTGGCCGTGAACGAGGCCATGACCAAGCACATGTTCGATAACCGCTACGGCACCGGGCAGTCCACGATCGACGGCCTGGTGCGCGCCACCAACATTCTCTTGGCCGGGCGCAACGTCGTCGTCGGGGGCTACGGCTGGTGCGGGCGCGGCCTGGCCAGCCGTGCGGCCGGGATGGGCGCCCACGTGATCGTCACCGAGGTTGACCCCGTGCGCGCGCTGGAGGCGTTGATGGAAGGGTTCCGCGTCATGCCGATGCAGGAGGCGGCGTCGGTGGGACACGTGTTCGTGACCGTCACCGGCGACAAGCACGTGATCGACCGCCCCCACTTCGAGGCCATGCCCGACGGGGCGATCCTGGCCAACTCGGGACACTTCGACATCGAGATCAATATCGAGGCGCTGGAAGACATGGCGGTGGAGGTCGATGAGGCGCGACCCTACGTCGACGAGTATCGGCTGGCCGACGGCCGCCGCATCTTCCTGCTGGCCCAGGGCCGGCTCATCAACTTGGCGGCTGCCGAGGGGCACCCGGCCAGCGTGATGGACATGAGCTTTGCCAACCAGGCGCTGGCGATCGAATACCTGGCGTCCAACGCCGGCGACCTGACGCCCGACGTGTACGACGTGTCCGGGGATATCGACCGCCGGGTCGCCACGCTGAAGCTCGAGGCGATGGGCGTGGCCATTGACACGCTGACCGAGGAGCAGGCCGCCTACCTGTCCGGCTGGCAGGAAGGGACCTAA
- a CDS encoding PfkB family carbohydrate kinase has product MSVVIVGTVGIDDIVAPAGRATRVLGGSGTYAALAARLFAPTALVSVVGTDFPEAHRQLLEGRGVDLTGLDVVEGETFRWGGRYHEDLNTRDTEFVELNVVTEFTPRIPATNADYIFVGNIEPGIQQSVMEQLDSAAYVATDSMDHWIRGQSAELAEVFRRSTLVVLNDQEARMFSRESRVPKAVGPILALGPQAVVVKLGEYGAVLAHGGEWFSAPGYPLPEVVDPTGAGDAFAGAMLGSLAEARAFGGGRGSDGGMDSHLRGNDGGEDPSPQPSPARGEGDGPDAPHPSPPPARGRGHADPHPNPPRARGRGHEDLRRAIVYGSVAASFTVEAFGVERLAAVTREDVEARYAEFKELVAF; this is encoded by the coding sequence GTGAGCGTCGTGATCGTCGGCACGGTCGGCATCGACGACATCGTGGCGCCGGCGGGACGGGCCACTCGGGTCCTGGGCGGGTCGGGCACCTATGCCGCCCTGGCGGCGCGGCTCTTCGCGCCAACCGCGCTGGTCAGCGTCGTGGGCACGGACTTTCCGGAAGCCCATCGGCAGCTGCTGGAAGGCCGCGGCGTGGACCTGACCGGCCTCGACGTCGTCGAGGGCGAGACGTTCCGCTGGGGCGGGCGCTATCACGAGGACCTCAATACGCGCGACACGGAGTTCGTGGAGCTGAACGTCGTCACCGAGTTCACCCCGCGCATTCCCGCGACGAATGCGGACTACATCTTCGTGGGCAACATCGAGCCCGGTATCCAGCAGAGCGTCATGGAGCAGCTTGACTCGGCGGCGTATGTGGCCACCGACTCGATGGACCATTGGATTCGCGGTCAGTCGGCCGAGTTGGCCGAGGTATTCCGCCGCAGCACGCTCGTGGTGCTGAACGACCAGGAAGCGCGGATGTTCAGCCGCGAGTCCCGAGTGCCCAAGGCGGTCGGGCCTATTTTGGCGCTCGGCCCGCAAGCCGTGGTCGTGAAGCTGGGCGAGTACGGCGCGGTGCTGGCGCACGGCGGCGAGTGGTTCTCCGCGCCGGGCTATCCGTTGCCGGAGGTTGTGGATCCGACGGGCGCCGGCGACGCGTTTGCCGGCGCGATGCTGGGAAGTTTGGCCGAAGCGAGGGCCTTCGGCGGGGGGCGCGGAAGTGACGGTGGGATGGATTCCCACCTCCGCGGGAATGACGGAGGGGAGGACCCCTCACCCCAACCCTCTCCCGCAAGGGGAGAGGGGGATGGGCCGGATGCCCCCCACCCCAGCCCTCCCCCTGCTAGGGGGAGGGGGCACGCCGACCCCCACCCCAACCCTCCCCGTGCTAGGGGGAGGGGGCACGAAGATCTGCGCCGGGCAATCGTTTATGGCAGCGTCGCGGCGTCGTTTACAGTTGAGGCGTTCGGCGTCGAGCGCCTGGCCGCGGTTACCCGCGAGGACGTTGAGGCCCGTTACGCCGAGTTCAAGGAGCTCGTTGCGTTTTAG
- the mtnP gene encoding S-methyl-5'-thioadenosine phosphorylase translates to MAPNDPRARVGVIGGSGFYQMPGLEQRREVEIDTPFGAPSDNLVVGVLDGVEVAFLPRHGRGHRISPTALNVRANIWALKSLGVEWVLAVSAVGSMRERIPPLDVVIPDQLIDRTRVRPSTFFDEPGLVVHVGMADPLCPRVRGVLAEAVGGAGGNVHWGGAYVCIEGPQFSTRAESELYRSWGVDVIGMTALPEARLAREAELCYGVMAMVTDYDVWHESEEPVTAAMVVQNLMANAELALCAVRTAIPAVVRQPRDCECGSALAAGIITAPEAIDPAVRERVALLVERYL, encoded by the coding sequence ATGGCGCCAAACGATCCACGCGCCCGCGTCGGGGTCATCGGCGGCAGCGGCTTTTATCAGATGCCCGGCTTGGAGCAGCGCCGCGAGGTCGAGATCGACACCCCGTTCGGCGCTCCGAGCGACAACCTGGTCGTGGGCGTGCTCGACGGGGTCGAGGTGGCCTTCCTGCCGCGCCATGGCCGCGGTCATCGGATTTCGCCCACCGCCCTCAACGTGCGCGCCAACATCTGGGCGCTCAAGTCGCTGGGCGTCGAGTGGGTGCTGGCCGTGAGCGCCGTGGGCAGCATGCGCGAGCGCATCCCGCCGCTTGACGTGGTGATTCCCGACCAGCTCATCGACCGCACGCGCGTGCGGCCCTCCACGTTTTTCGATGAGCCGGGCCTGGTCGTGCACGTGGGGATGGCCGACCCCTTGTGTCCGCGAGTCCGGGGCGTCCTGGCCGAGGCGGTGGGGGGCGCCGGGGGCAACGTCCATTGGGGCGGCGCCTATGTCTGCATCGAAGGGCCGCAGTTTTCCACCCGCGCCGAGTCCGAGTTGTACCGCTCGTGGGGCGTGGACGTGATCGGCATGACCGCGCTGCCCGAGGCGCGCCTGGCCCGCGAGGCCGAGCTTTGCTACGGCGTGATGGCGATGGTCACCGACTACGACGTCTGGCACGAAAGCGAGGAGCCGGTGACGGCCGCCATGGTGGTGCAGAACCTCATGGCCAATGCCGAGCTGGCGCTGTGCGCGGTGCGCACGGCGATTCCGGCGGTCGTGCGGCAGCCCCGCGACTGCGAGTGCGGCTCGGCGCTCGCCGCGGGCATCATCACCGCGCCGGAGGCCATCGACCCCGCCGTGCGGGAGCGGGTGGCGCTGCTGGTGGAGCGGTATCTGTGA